The nucleotide window GACAAACTGACGGGCGAGCAGCGGAAGTATCTGGCATCGTGGGAAATGGGAACATAAAGAGTGGCGGCGCGGGATAAAGTCCATGTGCGTTGTTGCCTGCGCCGCGCGGAGTTCCAACGTACCACGAGGTACGCCTCCACTCCTCGCGGCTTGAGCGCCTAGCATCTGGAGCTTTCTTCCACGCCGCCAACCCTTCTGAATCTGCCGTCTGCACTGACCTTATGCGTTGTTCTACGGTTGGTTGATCGCACGTAAAATCAAAAAGCGCTACAACTTATACCTGAATTTCCGGAGCAGTGCTTTTCGTTGCTGCTTGTGCTCCTCAGTTTCTATGCCTTTCGGCTTGGAGCCATCGATCACTCCCAGTACGCCGTTGCCCTGCTCCGACGTGGCAACGATCACCTGGAGCGGATTGGCTGTGGCGCAGTAAATACTGCAGACTTCCTGGCAGGCTTTGATCGCATTCAGAACATTGATCGGAAAAGCGTCTTTGAGGAACAGGACGAAAATATGGCCGCAGGATAATGCAAAGGCCGTGTCCGCAGCGAGCTT belongs to Syntrophorhabdales bacterium and includes:
- a CDS encoding adenosine-specific kinase; the encoded protein is MELKSIKVDIPEGLNIIIGQSHFIKTIEDLYEILVSSSPMLRFGVAFSEASTECLVRHEGNDADLEKLAADTAFALSCGHIFVLFLKDAFPINVLNAIKACQEVCSIYCATANPLQVIVATSEQGNGVLGVIDGSKPKGIETEEHKQQRKALLRKFRYKL